The genomic region CATTTACGCCATCACACTCTCCCGTCGGCATCGGCTCCCCAAAATACAGGCCTGCATCGACCACTGGGCGAAGTGGTTTTCTCCAGCCCCAAGCCGCACGTAATGGCTTCGGCCCTTTTTGGACTATGGACCACACCATGGGTGAATTCGACCTGATTGCACGCTACTTCACACGCCCTGTGCGCCACGCCGCTTTGGGCGTGGGCGACGACTGTGCGCTGCTGGCTCCGCGCGCAGGCATGCAACTGGCCATCAGCAGCGACATGCTGGTAGAGGGCCGCCATTTTTTTGCCGATGTGGAACCGGTCACCCTGGGGCACAAGGCACTGGCGGTCAACCTGTCTGACTTGGCGGCCTGCGGGGCTCGGCCGCTGGCCTTTACGCTGGCGCTGGCCCTGCCGCGCGTGGATGAGCCCTGGCTGGCGGGCTTCTCGCGGGGCCTGCTGGCGCTGGCCGACGCCCATGGCTGCGAGCTGATCGGCGGCGACACCACGCAGGGCCCGCTCAACATCTGCATTACCGTGTTTGGTGAAGTGCCCACCGGGCAAGCCCTGCTGCGCAGCGGCGCACGGGCAGGGGATGACATCTACGTAAGCGGCACGCTGGGCGATGCGCGCCTGGCGCTGGAGGCGCTGCTGGGCCATGTCCAGCTACCCGCCCCCGTGCTGGCCCAGACACGCCAGCGGCTGGAGCAACCCACCCCACGCGTGGCCCTGGGCATGGCGCTGCGCGGTATTGCCAGCAGCGCCATGGATGTGAGCGATGGCCTGCTGGGGGACTTTGGGCACATCCTCAAGGCCTCGGGTGTGGGGGCCAGCATCCACACCCACGAAACTATCAAATTGATAGCTTCCTGCGCTGATACAGCAAGCGCTGGAGCCTCTTTTTATCAAAACCTCCCCGAATCACTCCTGCACCAGTGCACCCTGGCGGGGGGGGACGATTACGAACTGATCTTTACCGCCCCACCGCACCGACGCGAGGCCGTGCAAGCCGCATCCACCCAAGCCCAGACACGCGTGACGCGCATTGGGCAGGTGGAGGCGCCCCCCGGCCTGCGCCTACAGGATGCGCAGGGCCAACCCGTGGAGAACCGCTTCGCATCGTTTGACCACTTTGCCTGATTGGCTGCGGGAGTTTTCCCTCACTTGTTGGCAATGATGCTGAGCAGCTCCTCGCGCGTGGTGGGGTCGTTCATGTATTTGGCGTACAGCGGGGACATGCGCCGCACGAAGGGCGACACATCCTTCACCCGCACAAACTGGGCCCCCTGCTTGGCGGTGGTGTCCTGCGCCTGGGCTACGCGCTTGTTCCACAGCTCCCGCATCAGCAACGCAGAGCGCGCACCCGCCTCCTGAAACGCGGTCTTGTCTGCCTCAGACAGCTTGGCCCACAGGGCAGATGAAACCACCAGCGCTTCGGGCGACACCACATGGTTGGTCACAAACACGCTCTTGGCGACTTTGTAGTGGCCTGTGGCCTCGTACGAGGGCATGTTGTTCTCGGCACAGTCGATCGCGCCTTTTTCAAAGCCCGCCATCACCTCCTTGAAAGGCAGCGGCACGGGCTTGGCGTCCAGCAGCTTGACCATTTCCACATAGATTTCAGACTGCTGCACCCGGATGGATGCGCCCGCCAGATCCCGCAGACTGGAGGGGCTGCGCCCCGCGCAGTAGAACGACCGCGCACCCCCGTCGTACCAGCCCAGCACCACGAAGCCCGCGGTCTTGAGGTTGGACGCAAAGCGCTCCCCCAGCTTGCCGTCCAGGTGGCGGAACATGTGGGCCGAGTCGGTAAAGAGGAAGGGCAGGTTCAGCACCTTGATGCCGGGCACGGCGTCTGACAGTGGGCCCGAGCTGAACTCCGCAATGTCCAGCTCGCCAGTCTTGAGCATCTGCACCGCCTTGGGCTGATCGCCCAGCACGGCGTTGGAGAACACCTCAACCTTGTAGCGCCCTTGCGTGGCCTTGCCCACCTGGTCGGCAAAGCTCTTCATGGCCTCGGTCACTGGGTAGCCATCGGGGTGGATGTTCCACGCCCTCAGCGTGGTCTGCGCCACAGCGGGCGCAGCCAGAACCCCACCCAACGCAAGCATTGCGATGCCCCGGCAGACGTACCCCCAATACCGTTTTGCGGTGTTTGTCATCTCCTCACTCCTTTTTTCATGGCGGCCCACCCCCAGCCTCGGTTATCACTTATTGATACGACATCCGATCAATTCATACATATCTCATCCACTCTTGATGACCATCAACTCGCCCCGTTGTCAGTTGACAATTCACGCGCAAGCAACTCGAAGAGACTACAAAAATCATGAAAATCAGAGGCTTTGATCGTCAATACGTCTTGATTTTCTGCAAC from Acidovorax sp. DW039 harbors:
- the thiL gene encoding thiamine-phosphate kinase — encoded protein: MGEFDLIARYFTRPVRHAALGVGDDCALLAPRAGMQLAISSDMLVEGRHFFADVEPVTLGHKALAVNLSDLAACGARPLAFTLALALPRVDEPWLAGFSRGLLALADAHGCELIGGDTTQGPLNICITVFGEVPTGQALLRSGARAGDDIYVSGTLGDARLALEALLGHVQLPAPVLAQTRQRLEQPTPRVALGMALRGIASSAMDVSDGLLGDFGHILKASGVGASIHTHETIKLIASCADTASAGASFYQNLPESLLHQCTLAGGDDYELIFTAPPHRREAVQAASTQAQTRVTRIGQVEAPPGLRLQDAQGQPVENRFASFDHFA
- a CDS encoding TRAP transporter substrate-binding protein, giving the protein MLALGGVLAAPAVAQTTLRAWNIHPDGYPVTEAMKSFADQVGKATQGRYKVEVFSNAVLGDQPKAVQMLKTGELDIAEFSSGPLSDAVPGIKVLNLPFLFTDSAHMFRHLDGKLGERFASNLKTAGFVVLGWYDGGARSFYCAGRSPSSLRDLAGASIRVQQSEIYVEMVKLLDAKPVPLPFKEVMAGFEKGAIDCAENNMPSYEATGHYKVAKSVFVTNHVVSPEALVVSSALWAKLSEADKTAFQEAGARSALLMRELWNKRVAQAQDTTAKQGAQFVRVKDVSPFVRRMSPLYAKYMNDPTTREELLSIIANK